The DNA sequence GCTCCCGCCACCATCGCGCAGTACGTCGCCGGCGCACGCGCCCTGCACCGCGCGCTGACCTGGGCCGGGGCCACGGACGCCAGCCCCTTTCTGACCACCAGCGCGCCGGCCGACCGGACTCCCGCCATCGAGCGGCGCCCGCCCTACCGTGATGAGCTTGAACAGCTGCTCGCGGCGTGTGAGCCCCGGCTCGCGGCACTGCTGCTGCTGTGCGCGCACGGTGGCCTGCGCGCCGGCGAGGCGCTGGCGGTGCGCACCCACGACCTTGAGGGCGCGCGGCTGGTCGTGCACGGCAAGGGGGGCAAACTGCGCCGGGTCCCGCTCAGCCGCCGGACCCGCGAAGCGCTGGTCGGGCTGGCGCCCGTGGACCCGGACGGCCGGCTGTTTGACTGGACCTACGCCCAGGCCGCGTACCGCATGCGTCAGGCGAGCCGGGCGGCCGGGCTGCCCGGGTACTGGCGGGGATTCCATGCGGCGCGCAAACACGGGGGCACGCGGCTGTACGCGAAGGTCCGCGATTTCACGCGCGTGAGT is a window from the Deinococcus aerophilus genome containing:
- a CDS encoding tyrosine-type recombinase/integrase, with translation MTLVPITSALALSDLTDQALRVRAVQAAATYDTDTLCQVLLAYMRSGSRQGARTSPRTLTAYGVAARDYVPWAQNHGISLLRPGHRDGGRYLAHLQERPSAGRGRRGTLAPATIAQYVAGARALHRALTWAGATDASPFLTTSAPADRTPAIERRPPYRDELEQLLAACEPRLAALLLLCAHGGLRAGEALAVRTHDLEGARLVVHGKGGKLRRVPLSRRTREALVGLAPVDPDGRLFDWTYAQAAYRMRQASRAAGLPGYWRGFHAARKHGGTRLYAKVRDFTRVSLFLGHASVDTTRRYVAVDPDDVAAEVEDF